In a genomic window of Corvus hawaiiensis isolate bCorHaw1 chromosome Z, bCorHaw1.pri.cur, whole genome shotgun sequence:
- the LSM5 gene encoding U6 snRNA-associated Sm-like protein LSm5 isoform X1 has protein sequence MKSDKEIVGTLLGFDDFVNMVLEDVTEFEITPEGRRITKLDQILLNGNNITMLVPGGEGPEV, from the exons ATGAAGAGCGACAAAGAAATTGTTGGGACACTTCTAGGATTTGATGATTTCGTCA ATATGGTGTTGGAAGATGTTACAGAATT CGAGATCACACCTGAGGGCAGAAGAATCACAAAGCTGGACCAGATTCTGCTAAATGGGAATAACATAACAATG CTGGttcctggaggagaaggacctGAAGTGTGA